In the Setaria italica strain Yugu1 unplaced genomic scaffold, Setaria_italica_v2.0 scaffold_12, whole genome shotgun sequence genome, one interval contains:
- the LOC111256054 gene encoding uncharacterized protein LOC111256054, whose protein sequence is MEFSPRAAELTTLLESRMTNFYTNFQVDEIGRVVSVGDGIARVYGLNEIQAGEMVEFASGVKGIALNLENENVGIVVFGSDTAIKEGDLVKRTGSIVDVPAGKAMLGRVVDALGVPIDGKGALSDHERRRVEVKAPGIIERKSVHEPMQTGLKAVDSLVPIGRGQRELIIGDRQTGKTAIAIDTILNQKQMNSRGTNESETLYCVYVAIGQKRSTVAQLVQILSEANALEYSILVAATASDPAPLQFLAPYSGCAMGEYFRDNGMHALIIYDDLSKQAVAYRQMSLLLRRPPGREAFPGDVFYLHSRLLERAAKRSDQTGAGSLTALPVIETQAGDVSAYIPTNVISITDGQICLETELFYRGIRPAINVGLSVSRVGSAAQLKAMKQVCGSSKLELAQYREVAAFAQFGSDLDAATQALLNRGARLTEVPKQPQYEPLPIEKQIVVIYAAVNGFCDRMPLDRISQYEKAILSTINPELLKSFLEKGGLTNERKMEPDASLKENALPYL, encoded by the coding sequence ATGGAATTCTCACCAAGAGCTGCGGAACTCACGACTCTATTAGAAAGTAGAATGACCAACTTTTACACGAATTTTCAAGTGGATGAGATCGGTCGAGTGGTCTCAGTTGGAGATGGGATTGCACGTGTTTACGGATTGAACGAGATTCAAGCAGGAGAAATGGTGGAATTTGCCAGCGGTGTGAAAGGAATAGCCTTGAATCTTGAGAATGAGAATGTAGGTATTGTTGTCTTTGGTAGTGATACCGCTATTAAAGAAGGAGATCTTGTCAAGCGCACTGGATCTATTGTGGATGTTCCTGCGGGAAAGGCCATGTTAGGCCGTGTGGTCGACGCCTTGGGAGTACCTATTGATGGAAAAGGGGCTCTAAGCGATCACGAACGAAGACGTGTCGAAGTGAAAGCCCCAGGGATTATTGAACGTAAATCTGTCCACGAACCTATGCAAACAGGCTTAAAAGCAGTGGATAGCCTGGTTCCTATAGGCCGTGGTCAACGAGAACTTATAATCGGGGACAGACAAACTGGAAAAACAGCAATAGCTATCGATACTATATTAAACCAAAAGCAAATGAACTCAAGGGGCACAAATGAGAGTGAGACATTGTATTGTGTCTATGTTGCGATTGGACAAAAACGCTCGACTGTGGCACAATTAGTTCAAATTCTTTCAGAAGCGAATGCTTTGGAATATTCCATTCTTGTAGCAGCCACCGCTTCGGATCCTGCTCCTCTGCAATTTCTGGCCCCATATTCTGGGTGTGCCATGGGGGAATATTTCCGCGATAATGGAATGCATGCATTAATTATATATGATGATCTAAGTAAACAGGCGGTGGCATATCGACAAATGTCATTATTGTTACGCCGACCACCAGGCCGTGAGGCTTTCCCCGGGGATGTTTTCTATTTACATTCCCGTCTCTTAGAAAGAGCCGCTAAACGATCGGACCAGACAGGTGCAGGTAGCTTGACTGCGTTACCCGTGATTGAAACACAAGCTGGAGACGTATCGGCCTATATCCCCACCAATGTGATCTCCATTACAGATGGACAAATCTGTTTGGAAACAGAGCTCTTTTATCGCGGAATTAGACCCGCTATTAACGTTGGCTTATCCGTCAGTCGCGTCGGGTCTGCCGCTCAGTTGAAAGCTATGAAACAAGTCTGCGGTAGTTCAAAACTGGAATTGGCACAATATCGCGAAGTGGCCGCCTTCGCTCAATTTGGGTCAGACCTTGATGCTGCGACTCAGGCATTACTCAATAGAGGTGCAAGGCTTACAGAAGTGCCCAAACAACCACAATATGAGCCACTTCCAATTGAAAAACAAATTGTTGTTATTTATGCTGCTGTCAACGGCTTCTGTGATCGAATGCCACTAGACAGAATTTCTCAATATGAGAAAGCCATTCTAAGTACTATTAATCCTGAATTACTAAAATCCTTCTTAGAAAAAGGTGGCTTAACTAACGAAAGAAAGATGGAACCAGATGCTTCTTTAAAAGAAAACGCTTTGCCTTACCTGTAA
- the LOC101773532 gene encoding calcineurin B-like protein 7 — MDLKLMADRPTPTEPLALASIRATYESAEASNSDSENQFGMNAILLILYFLSPLIYFLFYLYLIVDSSIRPAILNESDLFLSDDAVEQIVDQTFQQADFNGDGKIDPDEWKAFASKNPALLKNMTLPYFKDITMAFPSFVLNSGVGDSEL, encoded by the exons ATGGATCTGAAACTGATGGCTGACCGGCCTACACCCACCGAACCCTTAGCCCTTGCTTCAATTAGAGCAACATACGAATCCGCAGAAGCATCTAATAGCGATTCAGAGAATCAGTTCGGAATGAATGCTATACTTTTGAT ATTGTACTTTCTTTCGCctctaatttattttttattttatttatatttaataGTAGATTCCAGTATCCGACCAGCTATTCTGAATGAATCAGATCTGTTTCTTTCTGATGACGCTGTTGAACAAATTGTGGATCAG ACATTCCAGCAAGCAGACTTCAATGGTGACGGGAAGATTGATCCTGATGAATGGAAAGCGTTCGCGAGTAAAAACCCAGCTTTGCTGAAGAACATGACTCTTCCATACTTTAA GGACATAACCATGGCATTCCCCAGCTTTGTTTTGAACTCTGGTGTTGGCGATTCAGAGTTGTAG